A genomic stretch from Carassius auratus strain Wakin chromosome 37, ASM336829v1, whole genome shotgun sequence includes:
- the LOC113056406 gene encoding integrin alpha-X-like isoform X2, whose amino-acid sequence MMDQNFCIILCIFCVSQSVMAFNIDPSTWKMFTPKEKVSFGYKIIQKDTSSLIVSDPLIQTGDKRGQIYVCTVKDRTCSSLNIDVPPEAVNMSLGLSMVQDPRSSKVVVCGPTIPKKCVAATNYRGMCFIQENNKFKPPFPSLKYRDCLGQIDIAFLLDGSGSVGPYNFYIMKTFVINVIKRFIERDGQFAIAQYSRYCTIHYNFIDLKTEDNSWESKVTGIEYLTGTTYTAAAIQKLVDELFTSAGGARPSAKKILLVITDGESHDRNSLKSVTSQADAKNIVRFAIGVGNAFNKYSAREELNTIASDPDDDHVFKVTDFNALNNILQKLEENIIAIEGTQTSGDSSRLEFAQDGFSTAFTPYGSVLMSAVGAFQWKGGYQEDDSSSSFQAGNEHDSYLGYSMTVATVSGTSYAILGAPRYKHQGRVTVSRIRTNQNKELEIPMPQIGSYFGAEVCVVDLNRDFRTDLLLVSAPMYTEPDREGKVFVYTFTSQFTFSGVVLVGMAGQRGRFGSSLASPADLNNDGYMDVLIGAPLEDDGRGSVYIFNGGPDQIDPKYSQRIAGSMAQSGLQFFGISLSQSSLDQSGDNLPDIAVGSMGAVLLLRSRPIMLLENKVTYNPSKISTTVTSQGCTMPLTNTLTVCFKMTRFKHSLTDLAANINYTIILDAKRQKYRAYFSSKNRLHNDVMNIKLQDVCKSHSFFIEACPEDALNPLSNQLYFTFEGLPSGTMQNLRPILHPYIKTTTDHNLDFERDCGTDNTCIDNLRMDFNFSGARNIEVGIMQEINVTVFVENRGENSYNTLFSLNYPSGLSYRRITSKQGRAECVSLDGVQGVKPGETTCYISKPILKGNFQVVFEITYSINKESTLGQNVMFKAAVTSGNDKHSQESELLKEKTIGVKYGISIAMIRDDNSTIHINFTSGRKDLMKPVQQIIKIENEFRELTFKVFIRVPVKVGDADIWTNSSLQIFGCTWEKATKPVFSNFMDIIKSQLTVNCSVAECSEFSCDVTLIKNEKMFYNITGNVSSGWIEQIGLSAAVFQLVSSASMDYDKSKYVLFNSDSQQTAPSVQVNTQVEVYEEVNLTKVIIGGVIGGLLLLALITGVLYKAGFFKSQYKQMLEEAQGGAGEQPQ is encoded by the exons ATGATGGACCAGAACTTTTGCATTATATTATGCATCTTTTGTG TATCTCAGTCAGTGATGGCTTTTAACATTGATCCTTCTACATGGAAAATGTTCACTCCAAAAGAGAAAGTATCCTTTGGCTATAAGATTATACAGAAAGACACATCAAG TCTGATTGTGAGTGATCCTTTAATTCAAACCGGAGATAAAAGAGGACAGATTTATGTCTGCACGGTCAAAGACAGAACCTGCTCATCACTGAACATTGATG TTCCTCCAGAAGCTGTCAACATGTCTCTTGGGCTTTCCATGGTTCAAGATCCACGATCTTCAAAAGTGGTG GTTTGTGGCCCAACCATTCCAAAGAAATGTGTAGCAGCTACCAACTACAGAGGCATGTGCTTTATCCAAGAAAACAATAAGTTTAAACCACCATTCCCGAGCCTTAAATACAGAG ACTGTCTTGGTCAGATTGACATAGCTTTTCTATTAGATGGATCTGGGAGTGTAGGAccttataatttttatatcatgAAGACTTTTGTGATAAATGTGATCAAACGTTTTATTGAGCGAGATGGACAG TTTGCCATTGCTCAATACTCCAGATATTGTACTATTCACTACAATTTCATTGATCTCAAAACTGAAGACAACTCATGGGAGTCTAAGGTGACAGGTATAGAGTACTTAACAGGTACCACTTACACTGCAGCAGCCATCCAAAAACTTGT GGATGAGCTATTTACTTCAGCTGGAGGGGCAAGACCATCAGCCAAAAAAATCTTGCTTGTTATTACTGATGGAGAGTCTCATGACAGGAACTCATTGAAATCTGTAACATCACAGGCAGATGCAAAGAACATAGTACGATTCGCAATCGGG GTTGGCAATGCTtttaataaatacagtgcaaGAGAGGAGTTAAATACAATTGCTTCTGATCCAGATGATGATCATGTGTTTAAAGTGACAGACTTTAATGCACTAAATAATATTCTTCAAAAACTGGAAGAGAACATTATTGCCATTGAAG GAACTCAGACTTCAGGGGACTCCTCTAGATTGGAGTTTGCACAGGATGGATTCAGCACAGCCTTCACaccatat GGAAGTGTGTTGATGAGTGCTGTTGGAGCTTTCCAGTGGAAAGGTGGTTACCAGGAAGATGATTCAAGTAGCTCCTTTCAAGCAGGCAATGAGCATGATAGCTATCTAG GTTATTCGATGACTGTTGCAACAGTTTCAGGGACCAGCTATGCTATTCTTGGAGCACCAAGATACAAGCATCAAGGACGAGTCACTGTATCACGTATCAGAACCAATCAAAACAAAGAGCTGGAGATTCCCATG CCTCAGATTGGCTCATATTTTGGAGCTGAGGTTTGTGTGGTGGATTTGAACAGGGACTTCAGAACAGACCTCCTGTTGGTATCAGCACCAATGTACACGGAGCCTGACCGGGAGGGTAAAGTGTTTGTTTACACCTTTACAAGTCAG tTCACTTTTTCTGGTGTGGTGCTGGTGGGAATGGCAGGTCAGAGGGGTCGGTTTGGTTCTTCTCTGGCCAGTCCAGCAGATCTGAATAATGATGGTTACATGGATGTGCTGATTGGAGCTCCTTTAGAGGATGATGGACGGGGCAGTGTCTACATATTCAATGGAGGACCAGATCAAATAGATCCCAAATATTCACAG AGGATTGCTGGATCAATGGCACAATCAGGTTTGCAGTTCTTTGGGATTTCATTGAGTCAGTCCTCTCTAGACCAGAGTGGTGACAACCTTCCTGATATTGCTGTTGGGTCCATGGGAGCAGTTCTGCTACTTAG GTCCAGGCCCATCATGCTCttggaaaacaaagtaacttatAACCCATCCAAAATATCAACCACTGTGACTTCACAAGGCTGTACAATGCCATTGACAAACACCCTGACAGTGTGCTTCAAAATGACCCGATTCAAACATAGCCTAACAg ATTTAGCTGCAAATATTAATTACACCATAATTCTGGATGCCAAGCGACAGAAATATCGAGCATATTTCTCATCCAAAAACCGCCTCCACAATGATGTGATGAACATTAAATTGCAAGACGTTtgcaaaagtcatagttttttCATAGAG GCTTGTCCAGAAGATGCTCTGAACCCATTGTCCAATCAgttgtattttacatttgaggGTCTACCGTCTGGAACAATGCAAAACTTGCGGCCAATACTCCATCCATATATAAAGACCACCACAGACCACAAT CTAGATTTTGAGAGAGACTGTGGAACTGATAATACGTGTATCGATAACTTAAGAATGGATTTTAATTTCTCTGG AGCTAGAAATATAGAGGTTGGGATCATGCAGGAGATCAATGTGACAGTGTTTGTAGAGAACAGAGGAGAAAACTCATACAACACACTCTTCAGCCTTAATTACCCCTCTGGACTTTCCTACAGGAGAATCACATCTAAACAG GGCAGAGCAGAATGTGTGTCCCTGGATGGTGTGCAAGGAGTTAAACCAGGAGAAACCACCTGCTACATCAGTAAACCCATCCTTAAGGGCAACTTTCAG GTTGTGTTTGAGATTACATACAGTATTAATAAAGAAAGTACACTGGGCCAAAATGTGATGTTTAAGGCTGCGGTCACAAG TGGAAATGACAAACATTCTCAAGAGAGTGAGTTACTCAAAGAAAAGACCATTGGCGTCAAATATGGCATCTCTATTGCCATGATAAG GGATGATAACTCCACCATCCACATTAATTTTACTTCAGGGAGAAAGGATCTTATGAAACCAGTCCAGCAGATAATAAAG ATTGAAAATGAGTTTAGAGAATTAACTTTCAAGGTTTTCATCAGAGTACCAGTGAAAGTTGGTGATGCTGATATCTGGACTAATTCAAGTCTGCAA ATTTTTGGCTGTACATGGGAGAAAGCGACAAAGCCTGTTTTCTCCAATTTTATGGACATTATTAAAAGTCAGCTTACAGTG aactgcTCTGTGGCGGAGTGTTCCGAGTTCAGCTGTGACGTCACTCTTATAAAGAATGAAAAGATGTTCTATAATATAACTGGCAATGTGAGCTCTGGATGGATTGAGCAG ATTGGACTCAGTGCTGCTGTTTTTCAGCTGGTCAGTTCAGCATCTATGGATTATGACAAGagcaaatatgttttatttaactcTGATTCTCAACAAACTGCACCATCTGTTCAG GTTAATACTCAAGTGGAGGTGTATGAGGAGGTGAATCTGACTAAAGTGATCATTGGTGGTGTAATAGGAGGACTGCTGCTCCTGGCTCTCATCACAGGGGTCCTCTATAAG GCTGGTTTCTTCAAAAGCCAGTACAAGCAGATGCTGGAGGAGGCACAGGGGGGTGCAGGAGAACAGCCACAATAA
- the LOC113056406 gene encoding integrin alpha-X-like isoform X1, whose protein sequence is MVMMDQNFCIILCIFCVSQSVMAFNIDPSTWKMFTPKEKVSFGYKIIQKDTSSLIVSDPLIQTGDKRGQIYVCTVKDRTCSSLNIDVPPEAVNMSLGLSMVQDPRSSKVVVCGPTIPKKCVAATNYRGMCFIQENNKFKPPFPSLKYRDCLGQIDIAFLLDGSGSVGPYNFYIMKTFVINVIKRFIERDGQFAIAQYSRYCTIHYNFIDLKTEDNSWESKVTGIEYLTGTTYTAAAIQKLVDELFTSAGGARPSAKKILLVITDGESHDRNSLKSVTSQADAKNIVRFAIGVGNAFNKYSAREELNTIASDPDDDHVFKVTDFNALNNILQKLEENIIAIEGTQTSGDSSRLEFAQDGFSTAFTPYGSVLMSAVGAFQWKGGYQEDDSSSSFQAGNEHDSYLGYSMTVATVSGTSYAILGAPRYKHQGRVTVSRIRTNQNKELEIPMPQIGSYFGAEVCVVDLNRDFRTDLLLVSAPMYTEPDREGKVFVYTFTSQFTFSGVVLVGMAGQRGRFGSSLASPADLNNDGYMDVLIGAPLEDDGRGSVYIFNGGPDQIDPKYSQRIAGSMAQSGLQFFGISLSQSSLDQSGDNLPDIAVGSMGAVLLLRSRPIMLLENKVTYNPSKISTTVTSQGCTMPLTNTLTVCFKMTRFKHSLTDLAANINYTIILDAKRQKYRAYFSSKNRLHNDVMNIKLQDVCKSHSFFIEACPEDALNPLSNQLYFTFEGLPSGTMQNLRPILHPYIKTTTDHNLDFERDCGTDNTCIDNLRMDFNFSGARNIEVGIMQEINVTVFVENRGENSYNTLFSLNYPSGLSYRRITSKQGRAECVSLDGVQGVKPGETTCYISKPILKGNFQVVFEITYSINKESTLGQNVMFKAAVTSGNDKHSQESELLKEKTIGVKYGISIAMIRDDNSTIHINFTSGRKDLMKPVQQIIKIENEFRELTFKVFIRVPVKVGDADIWTNSSLQIFGCTWEKATKPVFSNFMDIIKSQLTVNCSVAECSEFSCDVTLIKNEKMFYNITGNVSSGWIEQIGLSAAVFQLVSSASMDYDKSKYVLFNSDSQQTAPSVQVNTQVEVYEEVNLTKVIIGGVIGGLLLLALITGVLYKAGFFKSQYKQMLEEAQGGAGEQPQ, encoded by the exons ATG GTTATGATGGACCAGAACTTTTGCATTATATTATGCATCTTTTGTG TATCTCAGTCAGTGATGGCTTTTAACATTGATCCTTCTACATGGAAAATGTTCACTCCAAAAGAGAAAGTATCCTTTGGCTATAAGATTATACAGAAAGACACATCAAG TCTGATTGTGAGTGATCCTTTAATTCAAACCGGAGATAAAAGAGGACAGATTTATGTCTGCACGGTCAAAGACAGAACCTGCTCATCACTGAACATTGATG TTCCTCCAGAAGCTGTCAACATGTCTCTTGGGCTTTCCATGGTTCAAGATCCACGATCTTCAAAAGTGGTG GTTTGTGGCCCAACCATTCCAAAGAAATGTGTAGCAGCTACCAACTACAGAGGCATGTGCTTTATCCAAGAAAACAATAAGTTTAAACCACCATTCCCGAGCCTTAAATACAGAG ACTGTCTTGGTCAGATTGACATAGCTTTTCTATTAGATGGATCTGGGAGTGTAGGAccttataatttttatatcatgAAGACTTTTGTGATAAATGTGATCAAACGTTTTATTGAGCGAGATGGACAG TTTGCCATTGCTCAATACTCCAGATATTGTACTATTCACTACAATTTCATTGATCTCAAAACTGAAGACAACTCATGGGAGTCTAAGGTGACAGGTATAGAGTACTTAACAGGTACCACTTACACTGCAGCAGCCATCCAAAAACTTGT GGATGAGCTATTTACTTCAGCTGGAGGGGCAAGACCATCAGCCAAAAAAATCTTGCTTGTTATTACTGATGGAGAGTCTCATGACAGGAACTCATTGAAATCTGTAACATCACAGGCAGATGCAAAGAACATAGTACGATTCGCAATCGGG GTTGGCAATGCTtttaataaatacagtgcaaGAGAGGAGTTAAATACAATTGCTTCTGATCCAGATGATGATCATGTGTTTAAAGTGACAGACTTTAATGCACTAAATAATATTCTTCAAAAACTGGAAGAGAACATTATTGCCATTGAAG GAACTCAGACTTCAGGGGACTCCTCTAGATTGGAGTTTGCACAGGATGGATTCAGCACAGCCTTCACaccatat GGAAGTGTGTTGATGAGTGCTGTTGGAGCTTTCCAGTGGAAAGGTGGTTACCAGGAAGATGATTCAAGTAGCTCCTTTCAAGCAGGCAATGAGCATGATAGCTATCTAG GTTATTCGATGACTGTTGCAACAGTTTCAGGGACCAGCTATGCTATTCTTGGAGCACCAAGATACAAGCATCAAGGACGAGTCACTGTATCACGTATCAGAACCAATCAAAACAAAGAGCTGGAGATTCCCATG CCTCAGATTGGCTCATATTTTGGAGCTGAGGTTTGTGTGGTGGATTTGAACAGGGACTTCAGAACAGACCTCCTGTTGGTATCAGCACCAATGTACACGGAGCCTGACCGGGAGGGTAAAGTGTTTGTTTACACCTTTACAAGTCAG tTCACTTTTTCTGGTGTGGTGCTGGTGGGAATGGCAGGTCAGAGGGGTCGGTTTGGTTCTTCTCTGGCCAGTCCAGCAGATCTGAATAATGATGGTTACATGGATGTGCTGATTGGAGCTCCTTTAGAGGATGATGGACGGGGCAGTGTCTACATATTCAATGGAGGACCAGATCAAATAGATCCCAAATATTCACAG AGGATTGCTGGATCAATGGCACAATCAGGTTTGCAGTTCTTTGGGATTTCATTGAGTCAGTCCTCTCTAGACCAGAGTGGTGACAACCTTCCTGATATTGCTGTTGGGTCCATGGGAGCAGTTCTGCTACTTAG GTCCAGGCCCATCATGCTCttggaaaacaaagtaacttatAACCCATCCAAAATATCAACCACTGTGACTTCACAAGGCTGTACAATGCCATTGACAAACACCCTGACAGTGTGCTTCAAAATGACCCGATTCAAACATAGCCTAACAg ATTTAGCTGCAAATATTAATTACACCATAATTCTGGATGCCAAGCGACAGAAATATCGAGCATATTTCTCATCCAAAAACCGCCTCCACAATGATGTGATGAACATTAAATTGCAAGACGTTtgcaaaagtcatagttttttCATAGAG GCTTGTCCAGAAGATGCTCTGAACCCATTGTCCAATCAgttgtattttacatttgaggGTCTACCGTCTGGAACAATGCAAAACTTGCGGCCAATACTCCATCCATATATAAAGACCACCACAGACCACAAT CTAGATTTTGAGAGAGACTGTGGAACTGATAATACGTGTATCGATAACTTAAGAATGGATTTTAATTTCTCTGG AGCTAGAAATATAGAGGTTGGGATCATGCAGGAGATCAATGTGACAGTGTTTGTAGAGAACAGAGGAGAAAACTCATACAACACACTCTTCAGCCTTAATTACCCCTCTGGACTTTCCTACAGGAGAATCACATCTAAACAG GGCAGAGCAGAATGTGTGTCCCTGGATGGTGTGCAAGGAGTTAAACCAGGAGAAACCACCTGCTACATCAGTAAACCCATCCTTAAGGGCAACTTTCAG GTTGTGTTTGAGATTACATACAGTATTAATAAAGAAAGTACACTGGGCCAAAATGTGATGTTTAAGGCTGCGGTCACAAG TGGAAATGACAAACATTCTCAAGAGAGTGAGTTACTCAAAGAAAAGACCATTGGCGTCAAATATGGCATCTCTATTGCCATGATAAG GGATGATAACTCCACCATCCACATTAATTTTACTTCAGGGAGAAAGGATCTTATGAAACCAGTCCAGCAGATAATAAAG ATTGAAAATGAGTTTAGAGAATTAACTTTCAAGGTTTTCATCAGAGTACCAGTGAAAGTTGGTGATGCTGATATCTGGACTAATTCAAGTCTGCAA ATTTTTGGCTGTACATGGGAGAAAGCGACAAAGCCTGTTTTCTCCAATTTTATGGACATTATTAAAAGTCAGCTTACAGTG aactgcTCTGTGGCGGAGTGTTCCGAGTTCAGCTGTGACGTCACTCTTATAAAGAATGAAAAGATGTTCTATAATATAACTGGCAATGTGAGCTCTGGATGGATTGAGCAG ATTGGACTCAGTGCTGCTGTTTTTCAGCTGGTCAGTTCAGCATCTATGGATTATGACAAGagcaaatatgttttatttaactcTGATTCTCAACAAACTGCACCATCTGTTCAG GTTAATACTCAAGTGGAGGTGTATGAGGAGGTGAATCTGACTAAAGTGATCATTGGTGGTGTAATAGGAGGACTGCTGCTCCTGGCTCTCATCACAGGGGTCCTCTATAAG GCTGGTTTCTTCAAAAGCCAGTACAAGCAGATGCTGGAGGAGGCACAGGGGGGTGCAGGAGAACAGCCACAATAA